The genomic DNA TGGCGGCGGGGCAGGTGGCCTACAAGCTCTGCGACCGCGGTTTCCGGTGCGAGGAGTGCCTCCTCGATGCCTGCTTCCGCGGCCAGGGGAGCGCCGGCTTCGGGTCGGTGCGTGACGTTCCCGCTGCGGCGGCCGAGCCCGAGTTCCCCGACGATCGCCTGTACGACACGGGGCACACCTGGGCCGGGGTCGTGGCCGACGGCCGGATCCGGATCGGTCTCGACGCGTTTGCCTCCCGCCTACTCCGCCACGTCTCGGGGATCGTTCTGCCCCCCGCCGGCGGGCGCGTGGAGCGAGGGCACGTCGGCTGCTGGGTGACCGACGAGAACGTCACGCTGTCACTCAAGAGCCCGGTCTCGGGAACGGTCGTCCGCTCGAACCCCCGGCTGCGCTCTTCCCCCGCCCTGGCCGCCGAGTCGCCCTACACCGAGGGGTGGCTCCTCGAGGTGGCCTGCGAGAACGCCGAGGCGGCCGTGAACGGGCTCCTCGGCGCCCCCGAGATCCGGGCGCGGGCGCAGGCGGACCTCAACCGGCTCCGGGACCTCTCCATGGAAGCGCAGGGGGAGCGGGAAGGGCCTTCGATCGGAGCGACGCTGGCCGACGGCGGCGAGCCGGCGCAGGACTTGAGGCGCCAGTTGGGCCCGTCCGAGTACTACGGGATCGTGTCGCGCCTCGTCGGCTGACCCATCCCGGAGCGGCACGCGGGCCGAGGGCGGGGTCTTGGGACGCCCGGGGTTCTGTGCAAGAATGGCGTTTCAAGATCCGACGGATCGTTGACCCGCATGCCCGAGCCAAACCAAGCCGCCTCGCCGCCGAGCCGATTCTCGCTGCTCTACAACTCCGTCAGCCTCCGCCTGTTCCTGCTGCTGTTCGGGGTCGTGATCGCCGGTGTCACGCTCCACGCCTACGCGAGCGGCCGGTCCACGGCCTCGCAGTGGATGGGTTTCCTCGAGCAGAGCGCCCACCGGTCCAGCGAGCTGATCAAGTCGGGGACCTACTACGGGATGCTCATGGACCGGAAGGAGGAGGTCCATCGCACCATCGACAAGATCGCCCAGACCCCCGACGTCGTCGGCGTCCGGATCTACGACAAACGCGGGATCATCATCGTCAGCGCCGATCCGAGGGAGATCGGCCGGCGGGTCGACCTCCAGGCCGAGGCGTGTGTGGTCTGCCACGACCGCAGCCAGCCGCTCCACTCGGTCCCGACCCGGAACCGGACGCGGGTGTATCGGGCGCCGGACGGCGAACGGATCCTCGGGTTGATCAGCCCCATCGAGAACGGGCCCGAGTGCTCCAACGCCGCCTGCCACGCCCACCGTCCGGACCAGACCATCCTGGGGGTCCTCGACGTCATGATGTCGCTCTCGTCGGCCGACGAGCGGATGCGAGACCAAACTCGCGAGCTGATCCTCTCGAGCCTCCTGATGGTGGCGGTGATCGGGGCGTCCTCGGCGCTGTTCATCTACCGGGTGGTGCGCGTGCCGGTCCAGCGCCTCATCGCGGGGACGGCGAGCGTGGCTCGCGGGGATCTCGACACGCGCATCGACGTGGGGACCCGGAACCAGATCGGCCAGCTGGCGGAGTGCTTCAACGCGATGACCGACGACCTGCGCCGCGCGCGTCGCGAGCTGACCGAGTGGTCCGAAAAACTCGAGCAGAAGGTGGTCGTGAAGACCGACGAGCTGAGCCACGCCCATCGGCAGATCGTCCAGATGGAGAAGATGGCCTCGCTGGGGAAGCTGTCGGCCACGGTCGCTCACGAGCTGAACAACCCGCTGGCGGGCATCCTGACCTACGCGAAGCTGGTCGGCCGCAGCCTCGGCGAAGAGCGGTTCGAACCCGACGAGCGCGCCGAGATCGCGCGCTACCTCGATCTGATCCAGAAGGAGTCGCGGCGATGCGGTGACATCGTCAGGAACCTGCTGGTCTTCGCGCGGGTCTCGGGCGGCGAGTTCGCGCTCCAGCGGGTGAACCCGATCCTGGAGCGCGCGGCGATGCTGGTCCGGCACCACCTGGAGATCAAGGGCATCAAGCTCGAGAGCCACGCGATTTCCGGGAACGACGAGGTGATCTGCGACGCGGACCAGATGCAGCAGGCCCTCCTCGCCCTTCTGGTCAACGCCGTCGAGGCGATGCCCCAAGGAGGAACGATGACCCTCCGGGCCGATGGGGACGCAGACGCGGTGCGCATCGAGGTCGGCGACACCGGGGTCGGTATCCCGGCGGAGGTCCTCCCTCACATCTTCGAGCCGTTCTTCTCGACCAAGGAGGGTGGGACCGGAGTCGGGCTCGGGCTCTCCGTCGTGTACGGGATCGTCCAGCGGCACGGAGGGAGCGTCACGGTGGACTCGGCCGTCGGAAGAGGCTCGACATTCACCCTGCGGTTCCCGCGGCGACCCGACCAGGCGTCGGGCGGAGCCGCCGCGGGGAGCGGCGGGTGACCGCCGCGGACCGATCGGCGACACCCGTGGAGAATTCCCGCGAGGCCGCTGGTATCCTTCGTGGGCCCTCGGCCTGGGGGCCGGCCGTCTCCGCTCCGAGGCTCGGATCTGCCGTGGTCCCGTCCGCGAGAAAGGCTAAGGTCGTGCGTATGAGACGAGAGGACGCGAGCATCTTGGTCGTGGACGACGAGTTCTCGGTGCGGGACTCCCTCTGCGGCTGGTTTCGCAAGGACGGGTTCAAGGTGGAGACCGCCGAGAACGCCACGGAGGCCCTGCGAAAGCTCCAGGAGGGATCATGGGACATCGTTCTCCTGGACATCAAGATGCCCGGAATGGACGGCCTCGAACTCCAGCAGCGGATCCACGAAATCGATCCCGACGTCATCACCGTGATGATCACCGCTTACGCCTCGGTGGAGTCGGCGGTCCAGGCGCTGAAGCAAGGCGCCTTCGATTACATCACCAAGCCGATCGACCCCGACGAGCTGAGCCACCTGGTCCGGAAGGCGCTCGACCAGCGCCACCTCAAGACCGAAAACGTCCAGCTGCGGCAGAAGATCGACCAGCTCTCCCAGTTCGGCGAGATCGTGGGGGACAGCTCCCAGATGCAGAAGGTGCTCGAGCTGGTCCGGTCGGTGGCCGAGACCGACGCGACCGTCCTGATCCGCGGCGAGAGCGGGACCGGCAAGGAACTCATCGCACAGGCCATTCACGCCAACAGCCACCGCCGCTATTTTCCGATCGTCCCGGTCAACTGCGGCGCCCTGTCCGAGTCGCTCCTCGAGAGCGAGCTCTTCGGCCACGAGAAAGGGGCGTTCACCGGCGCGGTCTACCGCCGCAAGGGGAAGCTCGAGATGTCCAACGGCGGGACGCTCTTCCTGGACGAGGTGGGATCCATCTCCCTCAAGACCCAGGTCGAGCTCCTCCGGGTCCTCGAGACCAAGGAGTTCACCCGGCTCGGCGGAACCAAGCCGACGCGCGTGGATTTCCGGGTCATCTGCGCCACCAACCAGAATCTCGAGAAGACGGTGGAGGAGGGCCAGTTCCGGGAGGATCTCTATTACCGCCTGAACGTTTTCAGCATCTACCTCCCACCGCTTCGGGAGCGGCGGCAGGACATCCCGCAGCTCGCCCAGCATTTCCTCCGGAAGTACGCGCTCCAGATGAACAAGAACTTCACGGAGATCAACCCCGAGGCCATGGACATGCTGGTTCGCCACGAGTGGCCCGGCAACATCCGGGAGCTCGCCAACGCCGTCGAGCGGGCCTTGGTGGTCGGCAGGCCGCCCTCGGTGCGCCCCGGCGACCTCCCTCTCCAGATCAGCTCCCGCTCGGACAGCATTCCGACGGATTCCCTCGCCGCCATGGAAAAGGCGCACATCCAGCGGATCCTGGAGCGCACCGGGTGGAACATCACCCGGGCCGCGGAGACCCTCAAGATCGACCGGGTGACGCTCTACAACAAGATCAAGAAGTACGATCTGCGCAAGTAGCGGTCCATGGCGTCGCTCTGCCTCGTGCCGATCTATTTCAGCGACCGGCACGCCATGATCGAGCTGCTGGCGGAACGGATCTCGCGGACGTTCAGCCTCGACGTGCATGTCCGCCCTCCTTGGTTCGACCCCGAGCTGCCGTTCGATCCGGCCCGCGGACAGTACAACTCCACGTTGTTCCTCGGCCAGCTCTTGAGGGGCCTCGACGAGACCGCCTCGAGGGTCTTGGGCATCACCAGCGTGGACCTCTACGTGCCGGTCCTCACGTTCGTCTTCGGCGAGGCGCAGCTCGCCGGGAAGGCGGCGGTGGTCTCGACGCACCGGCTCCGCAACGAGGCCTATGGCCTCCCGGCGGACGACGGGTTCCTGATGGACAGGCTGGGCAAGGAGGCGGTCCACGAGATCGGGCACACGTACGGCCTCGTCCACTGCGTGTCCCCCACCTGCGTCATGCGGTCTTCGACCTACGTCGAGGAGATCGACCTCAAGTCCCCCGAGTTCTGTCCCGCCTGCCGCGAGGAGATTCCGAGGGGCGCCTGACCGGGGCCGCCCCCCCCGCCCTCGATTCCTGGAACCCGGGCGCGATCCCGTGCGTTCTCTAGATCGACGGCGCCGGGCGGGGAAGAGGGCGGTCGATGCCGGCGCGGAGGATTCCAGATGAACAGAATCGCGATCCTGGGGATGCTCGTGGCGGCTCTTTCGGTCCTTCCCCTGTCGCCGGCGGCCGCCGCCGATCAGTGGCTCCACGTCTCGGTGGACGAGCACGGGCCCGACGGGGCCACCGTGCGGGTCAACGTCCCGGTGGATCTCGTGACGAAAGTCCTTCCGCTGGTCCGCCACGAACGGTTCTCCGGTGGCAAGGTCAAGGTGAGAGTGGGCGACGAGGACATGTCGGCGGCCGACTTGCGCGCCATGTGGGAGGCCGTTCGCTCGAGCCGCGACGGCGATTACGTGACCGTGAACGGCCCGAAGGAGAAGGTCCGCGTGGCGAAGCGCGGTGAGTTCCTCCTGGTCGAGGCCCGGGAGGACAAGGAGAAACCGACGAACGTCGAGGTGAAGATCCCGCTCGCTGTCGTGGACGCCCTGTTCTCCGGCGCAGAGAAGGACGAGCTCAACGTGGTCGCCGCGGTCGAGGCACTGGCTCGGTACGGCGGTGGGGACCTCGTCACCGTGAACGACGACGACAGCCACGTGAGGATCTGGATCGACTCCATCGAGAGCTCAAAGTAAGTGAGGAGCGGGTGATGAGCATCACGGACCGCATCCTGGTCGCCGTCGGGATCATGGCCCTCGTCCTGCTCGCGGCGGGCGCGGGGACGGCAGCCTGGCTGGCGTACGGCTACGGCACGATGGAAGTGGACGTCCACTCGAGCGGGCCCGGCGGGAGCGACCTCTCGATGCGGCTTCCCGGCGCCCTCGTTCGGATCGCGGCCGCGTTCGTTCCCGGGGACGTCCTGCGGGAGCCGGGACGGAAAGCGGTGGCCTGGCTCTCCGTGGTGCGTGCGGGGCTCTCCGAGCTGAGGCGGTGCCCCGACGCCCGGCTCCTGGACATCAGGTCACGCGGGGAGACGGTTCGGATCACGAAGCGGGGGAGCACGTTGCTTGCCGAGGTTCGCTCGGCGACCGAGACCGTCCGCGTCGTGATCCCCCTCCGCGCCGCCGCGGCGGCGATCGAGGTGCTCGGGGACTCGGGCGACGGGCAGGGGGACGCCTCCAGGGAGTAAGCTCTCCGGGGAATTCACCTGGAGGCACAACGTTGACCCACGGACCCGTACCGCTGGGATTCGTCGTCCTGACCGCCGCCCTGCTCGTTTCGACCGTCCACGCGGCCGATACGCGCGACGCGGAGGACCCGGCCGCCGTCTCGGCGCCCGATGAGCCCTCCGGCGCGCAGGCCGATTCCCCCACCCCGGCGAGGCCCTACGGCTTCCGCACCCTGGGTCGGGACACGAGGTACCTGTTCACCCGTCCGGCGCACCTCGACAGGCAAGGCTGGACCCGGCTGGGGGCCACGCTGGCCGCGGCCGGCGGATTGTTCGCGCTTCGGCACGAGATCCGGGATTTCTCCCAGGAACACCTTTCGACGGGGCGGACGCGGCTGCTCGACGACGTGCGCGGGATCATGGGCGGCCCGGGTCTGGCCGTCGGTCTGTCCCTTGCCACCTGGGCGGCCTCGTTCGCCACGCACGAGGACCGGGAGAAGGAGACAGCCCAGCTCCTGCTGGAGTCGCTGGGCTATTCCGTGGCCGTTGCGGGCGTCGGACAGTTCGTTCTGGCCTCGGAGCGGCCGCGGGAAGGCGTGCACGTCCACTTCTTCCACCTGCACGGGCATGGAGTCTCGGGGGATGCGTCGATCGCGGCCTCCATCGTCGCGCCGATCCGGCGGCAGTACCTGCGGATCGACCCGGACGACACGCGCGGTCGCCGGTTCCTGAAGCGCGCGGGAACGGGGCTGCTCTACGGCGGCGCGATTCTGACCGCGTGGCAGCGCGTGAACAGCGAGAGCCACTGGGCCCCCGACGCGTTCCTGGGACTCGCGAACGGATTCGCGGTCGGGGAGATGCTGTGCGATGCGCACGCGCTCGCCCGTGAGCGCCGGGTCGCGTTCTCCGTCGTGCCGGTGCGCGGTGGGGGCACCGCGGCCCGGATCAGTTTCGACCCGGACCGCGCGCCGCACTGAGTCCTGCTCCCGCGATCAACCCTTCTTCGGAGGGACCGGCGCTGCGGGCGGAACCGACGCTGGCGCGGGACTGGGAGTGGGATTCACCACGATCGGCGCCGCCTTGGGATTCACCTTCACCGGGACGGAGACGATGGCCGTGCCGAGTTTCGCCGTCACCGTCCCGTCCCGCGGCGTGCTCTCGCCGGCCGGCGTCCACGTCACGTCCACCCGGACGCGCGTCGGTCCCACGAGGTTCGCGACGGCCTCGAAGGCGGCGGGGGTCGCCTCGACCGTGAGCTTGTTCGGGTCGAGCGGCGGCTCGACGCGAACGTAAACGGTCTGTCGCTGCGGCTGCGGAGGCTCGCCGGGGTACGGGAGGTACACCATTGGCGCGCTGAAGGTGATGGGCGAAGTCGTCCTCACGGTCACCGGAAACGTGATTTCCGGTTCCCGTGGTAGACCGGTCTTGAACCGGATCTCCGCCGTCACCTGTCCCGCGGGCGGATCGCCCTCGATCTTCGCCTCCACGACCCAATCCCCCGGCTGCGCCGGGACCGCCCCTGACGACGGGGGCGACTCGGGGCTCTCGACCTTGCGGGCCGACACTTTCAGCCACGGGACGTTGGCGGCGATGTCCGAAACGCGAAGCTCGCCCTTCTCGGTCTCGTTTTTCCGCACCACCAGCTTCCCGGTGCCGGCGGCCGCCGGCCCCGCCGGTACGAACAGCGCTCGGGTGGGGAGGAAATCCACCGAGGTGACGATGTTCGCCCGCAGGATGAGCGTGAAGTTCTGACGACCCGGATCATCCGTCGAGACGGCGACGACCTTGTTCACCGTCCCCGGCGCCATTCCCTCGGTCTTGACCGCCGCGACGACCTTTCCCACCTGACCAGGCGGGATGACCTCGTCGAACGAGGCCACCGTGCACCCTCAGCCAGGTCTCGCCGAGAGGATCTTGACCGGGTTCTTCCCGGCGTTGCGGAGGACGAACGTGGCCTCCGCCTTGGTGCCCCTCACCACGTCGCCGAGATCGACCGTTTCCTTCTCGACGACGAGCTGCGCGGGCACCGCAGGCGTCACCGGAGCTCCGGCCGGAGCCGGCGGGGGACCTGACGGCGTCAGC from Terriglobia bacterium includes the following:
- a CDS encoding sigma-54 dependent transcriptional regulator, giving the protein MRREDASILVVDDEFSVRDSLCGWFRKDGFKVETAENATEALRKLQEGSWDIVLLDIKMPGMDGLELQQRIHEIDPDVITVMITAYASVESAVQALKQGAFDYITKPIDPDELSHLVRKALDQRHLKTENVQLRQKIDQLSQFGEIVGDSSQMQKVLELVRSVAETDATVLIRGESGTGKELIAQAIHANSHRRYFPIVPVNCGALSESLLESELFGHEKGAFTGAVYRRKGKLEMSNGGTLFLDEVGSISLKTQVELLRVLETKEFTRLGGTKPTRVDFRVICATNQNLEKTVEEGQFREDLYYRLNVFSIYLPPLRERRQDIPQLAQHFLRKYALQMNKNFTEINPEAMDMLVRHEWPGNIRELANAVERALVVGRPPSVRPGDLPLQISSRSDSIPTDSLAAMEKAHIQRILERTGWNITRAAETLKIDRVTLYNKIKKYDLRK
- a CDS encoding HAMP domain-containing histidine kinase; the protein is MPEPNQAASPPSRFSLLYNSVSLRLFLLLFGVVIAGVTLHAYASGRSTASQWMGFLEQSAHRSSELIKSGTYYGMLMDRKEEVHRTIDKIAQTPDVVGVRIYDKRGIIIVSADPREIGRRVDLQAEACVVCHDRSQPLHSVPTRNRTRVYRAPDGERILGLISPIENGPECSNAACHAHRPDQTILGVLDVMMSLSSADERMRDQTRELILSSLLMVAVIGASSALFIYRVVRVPVQRLIAGTASVARGDLDTRIDVGTRNQIGQLAECFNAMTDDLRRARRELTEWSEKLEQKVVVKTDELSHAHRQIVQMEKMASLGKLSATVAHELNNPLAGILTYAKLVGRSLGEERFEPDERAEIARYLDLIQKESRRCGDIVRNLLVFARVSGGEFALQRVNPILERAAMLVRHHLEIKGIKLESHAISGNDEVICDADQMQQALLALLVNAVEAMPQGGTMTLRADGDADAVRIEVGDTGVGIPAEVLPHIFEPFFSTKEGGTGVGLGLSVVYGIVQRHGGSVTVDSAVGRGSTFTLRFPRRPDQASGGAAAGSGG
- a CDS encoding glycine cleavage system protein H, whose product is MSDAKTDRPLRHLLREDADPCIWMAAGQVAYKLCDRGFRCEECLLDACFRGQGSAGFGSVRDVPAAAAEPEFPDDRLYDTGHTWAGVVADGRIRIGLDAFASRLLRHVSGIVLPPAGGRVERGHVGCWVTDENVTLSLKSPVSGTVVRSNPRLRSSPALAAESPYTEGWLLEVACENAEAAVNGLLGAPEIRARAQADLNRLRDLSMEAQGEREGPSIGATLADGGEPAQDLRRQLGPSEYYGIVSRLVG
- a CDS encoding archaemetzincin family Zn-dependent metalloprotease, which translates into the protein MASLCLVPIYFSDRHAMIELLAERISRTFSLDVHVRPPWFDPELPFDPARGQYNSTLFLGQLLRGLDETASRVLGITSVDLYVPVLTFVFGEAQLAGKAAVVSTHRLRNEAYGLPADDGFLMDRLGKEAVHEIGHTYGLVHCVSPTCVMRSSTYVEEIDLKSPEFCPACREEIPRGA
- a CDS encoding DUF1573 domain-containing protein; translation: MRRSVLPVLPLALGLAVMAARGASRPAEGPPRLTPSGPPPAPAGAPVTPAVPAQLVVEKETVDLGDVVRGTKAEATFVLRNAGKNPVKILSARPG